In the genome of Anomalospiza imberbis isolate Cuckoo-Finch-1a 21T00152 chromosome 27, ASM3175350v1, whole genome shotgun sequence, one region contains:
- the CHAF1A gene encoding chromatin assembly factor 1 subunit A, which translates to MECRDKAAVPPRKLVQARLPFKRLNPVPKEKLDVNPEVKKVKSSPSAFVPSKDPSLDASGASLDDVENDCQLGSDGNLPPKLMNGKGPLDHFIQKNPGGDTSDPGDVPDPSKGSGHGLGDGTGQEDVDSRAAVSNGTIGKELSQLSCLSSSQSSPAGDSMETEGPCAAAAKAEQDSGAGSQPRSGLTACKDVAGRKGTQGELKDVLFEGKVPVVLLEDIMTLKSPRVASLDGSTASESEALESSHEGDSGLTNSSLSSGSSPELLAQTKGSTSPLAASTPARKVPQKFHRSSAEKEKLRLQRDQERADKLQKLQAEREEKGRLKEEAKAAKERAKEEAKKRKEEEKELKEKERREKKEKEEKEKAEKLRVKEEKRKERQEALEAKLEEKRKKEEEKRLKEEEKRINAQKAEITRFFQKPKTPQAPKTLAGSCGKFAPFEIKENMVLAPLSRVALDPDYLEQLDKLLHAQNGEDSFLKDLKCRKPRKTGPTLVSDSSDSVNSDVVVVDNCQTDAVPEREKFGRMKLLQFSENHRPAYWGTWNKRTSLIRARNPWSKDTKLLDYEVDSDEEWEEEEPGESLSHSEEDDEEEGEDEDEDDGFFVPHGYLSEDEGVTEECDPENQKVRQKLKAKEWDELIAKGKRFHVLQPVKIGCVWERAAKDNSTNPDLKVLQQFTACVLDPSVPEEEQQTQKCSKKRAKDQQILGQLLPLLHGNVHGSRVIIQEFQECCRQGRFSDVPEGSNSSPPQPPGGEDNGVPSKARLKRIISESSVYEKRPEFRMCWYVHAEVLRSFGQEQLPVPCQWNYVTQVPCTGKDEGGSVPGVAVPQPTPLAAKRKAMGSMSITKFMKRPRGAEQAAEMDGFQADTEEDEEDDDCMIVDVQPGKGSTASESSGTRAAHQDSSMVSPSNTI; encoded by the exons ATGGAGTGCAGAGACAAAGCTGCTGTTCCTCCACGGAAGCTCGTCCAAG CTCGGCTGCCCTTCAAGCGCCTCAATCCTGTGCCAAAGGAAAAACTCGATGTGAATCCAGAAGTCAAAAAAGTCAAGAGCTCCCCGAGTGCTTTTGTTCCAAGCAAGGATCCCTCCCTGGATGCCTCAGGTGCCTCCCTGGACGATGTGGAGAATGACTGCCAGCTGGGCTCAGACGGGAATTTGCCTCCAAAACTCATGAACGGAAAGGGTCCATTGGACCATTTTATCCAGAAAAACCCAGGAGGTGACACGAGTGACCCTGGGGATGTTCCTGACCCCTCCAAGGGCTCTGGCCACGGACTCGGGGATGGCACGGGGCAGGAGGATGTGGATTCTAGAGCTGCTGTGAGCAACGGCACCATAGGAAAGGAGCTGAGCCAGCTGAGCTGCCTGAGCTCCtcgcagagcagcccagcaggtGACTCCATGGAGACTGAGGggccctgtgcagctgcagccaaggcagagcaggattcaggagctgggagccagccACGCTCCGGCCTCACAGCCTGCAAGGACGTGGCAGGCAGGAAGGGCACTCAGGGCGAACTGAAGGATGTGCTCTTTGAGGGGAAGGTGCCcgtggtgctgctggaggacaTCATGACCCTGAAATCCCCCAGGGTGGCCTCTCTGGACGGCAGCACCGCGTCGGAGAGCGAGGCTCTGGAGTCGTCCCACGAGGGAGACTCGGGACTGACCAACTCCTCCCTGAGCTCCGGGAGCTCACCCGAGCTCCTGGCACAGACCAAGGGCAGCACCAGCCCTCTGGCTGCCTCCACACCTGCCAGGAAG GTACCTCAGAAATTCCACAGAAGTTCAGCAGAGAAGGAGAAGCTGAGATTGCAAAGA GACCAGGAGCGTGCGGACAAGCTCCAGAAGCTGCAGGCagagagggaggagaaggggaggctGAAGGAAGAGGCAAAAGCTGCGAAAGAACGAGCCAAGGAGGAGgcaaagaagaggaaagaggaagagaaagagttgaaagagaaagaaaggagggaaaagaaagaaaaggaagagaaggagaaagctGAGAAGCTGCGAGTGAAGGAGGAGAAGCgcaaggagaggcaggaggctTTGGA ggcaaAACTtgaggagaagagaaagaaagaagaggagaaacggttaaaggaggaagaaaag CGCATCAATGCACAGAAAGCAGAGATCACCAGGTTCTTCCAGAAACCAAAGACTCCACAAGCCCCCAAG ACCCTTGCTGGCTCCTGTGGGAAGTTTGCTCCTTTTGAAATTAAGGAGAACATGGTCTTAGCCCCCCTCAGCCGTGTTGCCCTGGATCCAGACtacctggaacagctggataaGCTCCTGCATGCCCAGAATGGTGAAGATTCTTTCTTGAAGGATCTAAAATGTCGTAAACCACGAAAAACTGGGCCCACTTTGGTcagtgacagcagtgacagTGTCAACAG TGACGTGGTGGTGGTGGATAACTGCCAGACAGATGCTGTTCCTGAGAGGGAGAAGTTTGGCAGGATGAAGCTCCTGCAGTTCAGTGAGAATCACCGCCCTGCCTACTGGGGCACCTGGAACAAGAGAACCTCCCTGATCCGTGCCAGGAATCCATGGTCCAAGGACACT AAACTGCTGGACTATGAAGTAGACAGTGATGAAgagtgggaagaggaggagccAGGGGAAAGTCTCTCCCATAGTGAAGAG GATGAtgaagaggagggagaggatgaagatgaggacGATGGGTTTTTTGTACCCCATGGGTACCTATCTGAAGATGAAGGTGTGACAGAG gagTGTGACCCAGAGAACCAGAAGGTTCGTCAGAAACTGAAAGCAAAGGAATGGGATGAGCTGATAGCCAAGGGGAAGAGGTTCCATGTCCTACAGCCTGTGAAGATTGGCTGTGTCTGGGAAAGGGCAGCAAAGGACAACAGCACCAACCCAGACCTGAAGGTGCTCCAGCAGTTCACAGCCTGTGTCCTGGATCCATCTGTGCcagaggaagagcagcagacacagaaatgtagcaaaaaaagagcaaaagatcAGCAAA TCCTGGGCCAGCTCCTGCCGCTGCTGCACGGGAACGTGCACGGGAGCAGGGTGATCATCCAGGAGTTCCAGGAGTGCTGCCGCCAGGGACGCTTCAGCGACGTGCCCGAGGGCAGCAACAGcagccccccacagcccccaggagGGGAGGACAACGGGGTCCCCTCCAAGGCCAGGCTCAAGAGGATCATTTCTGAGAGCTCCGTGTACGAGAAGAGGCCCGAGTTCAGGATGTGCTGGTACGTGCACGCCGAGGTGCTGCGCAGCTtcgggcaggagcagctccccgtGCCCTGCCAGTGGAACTACGTCACCCAGGTGCCCTGCACGGGCAAGGATGAGGGGGGCAGCGTGCCTGGAGTGGctgtcccccagcccaccccccTGGCAGCCAAGAGGAAGGCCATGGGAAGCATGTCCATCACCAAGTTCATGAAGAGACCTCGGGGTGCTGAGCAG GCTGCAGAGATGGATGGATTTCAGGCAGACActgaggaagatgaggaagatGATGACTGCATGATTGTGGATGTACAGCCAGGAAAAG GTTCCACAGCTTCAGAATCCAGTGGCACAAGAGCTGCTCACCAGGACAGCAGCATGGTCAGCCCATCTAATACAATTTGA